A region from the Pristiophorus japonicus isolate sPriJap1 chromosome 14, sPriJap1.hap1, whole genome shotgun sequence genome encodes:
- the cyp2r1 gene encoding vitamin D 25-hydroxylase, which yields MGGLLNSKYGRCWTDHRKVAVNCFHCFGPGQKSFEKKISEECMFFLDAIDTYKGKPFDAKCLVTNAVSNITNLIIFGERFTYDDIDYQHMIEIFSENIELAASAWAFLYNAFPWIGILPFGKHQRLFKNAAEVYDFLRKIIQRFSQNRTAQKPRHLIDSYLDELENNINYPESSFSTENLIFTVGELIIAGTETTTNALRWAILYMALYPNIQEKVHQEIDTIVGKNHIPSLENKSQMPYTEAVLHEVLRFCNIAPLGIFRATTKDTVVRGYSIPKGTTVITNLYSVHFDEKYWSTPDIFCPERFLDNNRQFVKKEAFIPFSIGRRHCLGEQLARMELFLFFTMLLQRFHLQFPPGTIPNLKPKLGMTLQPHPYLISVERR from the exons ATGGGAG GGCTGTTGAACTCCAAATATGGTCGTTGTTGGACTGACCATCGTAAGGTTGCTGTGAACTGCTTTCACTGTTTTGGACCTGGTCAAAAGagctttgaaaaaaaaatttctgAGGAATGTATGTTTTTTTTAGATGCTATTGACACATACAAAGGAAAACCATTTGATGCCAAATGCCTTGTAACTAACGCAGTTTCCAACatcacaaatctgatcatttttggAGAACGATTCACATATGATGATATAGATTATCAGCATATGATTGAGATATTTAGTGAAAATATTGAATTGGCAGCCAGTGCATGGGCATTCCTGTACAATGCTTTCCCTTGGATTGGGATCCTGCCTTTTGGAAAACATCAGCGTTTGTTCAAAAATGCAGCAGAAGTGTATGACTTTTTGCGGAAGAttatacagcgcttttcacaaAACAGAACCGCTCAGAAACCCCGGCATCTCATTGATTCATATTTGGATGAATTGGAAAATAACATTAATTATCCAGAATCTTCCTTTTCAACAGAAAACTTAATTTTTACTGTTGGAGAACTTATTATAGCTGGAACAGAGACTACAACTAATGCACTTAGATGGGCCATCTTGTACATGGCACTGTATCCAAACATTCAAG AGAAAGTACATCAGGAAATTGACACTATTGTGGGGAAAAATCATATACCTTCTCTGGAAAACAAGTCACAGATGCCATACACAGAGGCAGTTCTACATGAAGTTCTTAGATTTTGCAATATAGCTCCACTTGGTATTTTCCGTGCAACTACCAAGGACACTGTTGTTCGAGGTTATTCCATTCCAAAAGGAACCACAGTTATAACAAATCTTTACTCTGTACACTTTGATGAGAAGTATTGGAGTACTCCTGACATATTTTGTCCAGAGAGATTTTTGGACAACAACAGACAATTTGTGAAGAAAGAAGCATTTATTCCATTTTCTATTG GAAGAAGACACTGTCTTGGAGAACAACTTGCAAGAATGGAATTATTTCTGTTTTTTACCATGTTATTACAAAGATTTCATCTTCAATTTCCACCGGGAACTATTCCAAATCTGAAACCTAAACTGGGAATGACATTGCAACCTCATCCATATCTTATCTCAGTTGAAAGGCGCTGA